Below is a genomic region from Miniphocaeibacter halophilus.
GGTAAAAGATATTAATTAATTTAAATATTTAGGAATTAATTGATTTTAAAGTATTATAATGTTAAAATTATTGTAATTAGTATATAAAAATTAGGAGGAAGATATGGTAGAAAAAACTGTACTTGTAAAAAATGAAACTGGATTACATGCAAGACCAGCAGCTTCATTAGTGCAATTTGTTAAAAATTTTGATGGAACTGTAGAATTAATTAAAGATGGTAAGACAGCTAATGCAAAAAGTATATTTAATGTAATGGCATTGGGTATTTCAAAAGGCACTGAAATCACTGTTAGAATAGATGGTGAAAATGAACAA
It encodes:
- a CDS encoding HPr family phosphocarrier protein, which codes for MVEKTVLVKNETGLHARPAASLVQFVKNFDGTVELIKDGKTANAKSIFNVMALGISKGTEITVRIDGENEQENLDKLVEFIENLAD